A genomic segment from Flavobacterium litorale encodes:
- a CDS encoding replication-associated recombination protein A: protein MEAPLAERIRPQNLSEYISQQHLVGPQGSLTHQIAKGIIPSLLLWGPPGTGKTTLAQIMAEESKRPFYVLSAINSGVKEVREVIEKAKQSGGLFTAKNPILFIDEIHRFSKSQQDSLLAAVEKGWVTLIGATTENPSFEVIPALLSRCQVYVLNPFSREDLEALLHRAMEKDEVLQQKNITLKETEALLRLSGGDGRKLLNVFELVINATDGDTIEITNDKVMQLAQKHTVLYDKTGEQHYDIVSAFIKSMRGSDPNGAVYWLARMIEGGEDLKFIARRMLILASEDIGNANPTALIMANNTFQAVSTIGYPESRIILSQCAVYLATSPKSNATYMAIGKAQQLVKQTGDLPIPLHLRNAPTKLMKELGYGDEYKYAHDYTNNFAEQEFLPDEIANTKLYDPGSNSRENSTRDFLKNRWKGKYGY, encoded by the coding sequence ACAAAACTTATCTGAATACATCAGTCAGCAGCATTTGGTAGGACCACAAGGCTCGTTAACCCATCAAATTGCAAAAGGCATAATACCATCGTTACTCCTTTGGGGACCTCCAGGAACGGGTAAAACCACCCTAGCCCAAATTATGGCGGAAGAGTCCAAACGCCCCTTTTATGTGCTGAGTGCTATTAACTCGGGTGTAAAAGAGGTACGCGAAGTAATTGAAAAAGCGAAACAAAGCGGTGGGCTTTTTACGGCTAAAAATCCTATTTTGTTTATTGATGAGATACACCGTTTTAGCAAATCGCAACAAGACTCTTTACTAGCAGCCGTTGAAAAAGGATGGGTTACACTTATTGGGGCTACTACCGAAAACCCGAGTTTTGAGGTAATACCCGCCCTATTGTCAAGATGTCAGGTATACGTACTAAATCCGTTTTCACGAGAAGATTTAGAGGCATTACTGCATCGGGCTATGGAAAAAGATGAAGTACTGCAACAAAAAAACATCACGCTAAAGGAAACCGAAGCCCTCTTACGATTATCGGGTGGCGATGGCAGAAAGTTACTTAACGTTTTTGAACTTGTAATTAATGCTACGGATGGCGATACGATTGAAATTACTAATGATAAAGTAATGCAGCTTGCGCAGAAGCATACGGTACTTTATGATAAAACAGGCGAACAACATTACGATATCGTATCGGCATTTATAAAATCGATGCGAGGCAGTGACCCTAATGGAGCTGTATATTGGTTAGCTCGTATGATTGAAGGTGGCGAAGATTTAAAGTTTATAGCCCGACGCATGCTTATATTGGCAAGTGAGGATATTGGGAATGCTAACCCAACGGCATTAATTATGGCGAACAATACTTTTCAAGCGGTATCGACTATTGGTTATCCAGAATCGCGGATTATTTTGAGCCAATGTGCGGTATACTTAGCAACATCGCCAAAAAGCAACGCCACCTATATGGCAATTGGTAAAGCGCAGCAACTGGTAAAACAAACTGGCGATTTGCCTATACCACTACACTTACGCAATGCGCCTACTAAATTAATGAAGGAATTGGGATATGGTGATGAGTACAAATACGCACATGATTACACCAATAATTTTGCTGAACAGGAATTTTTGCCTGACGAAATAGCCAACACAAAATTGTATGACCCTGGAAGTAATAGTAGGGAAAACAGTACCCGTGACTTTTTAAAAAACAGGTGGAAAGGTAAATATGGATATTAG